The Procambarus clarkii isolate CNS0578487 unplaced genomic scaffold, FALCON_Pclarkii_2.0 HiC_scaffold_598, whole genome shotgun sequence genome has a window encoding:
- the LOC123769175 gene encoding uncharacterized protein isoform X3, which yields MLDEGEEQGKPQGTANQDPASVQAIEDLVEEQEQLATDQAEVDDIVDEEQDQLATDQAEVDDIVDEEQDQLATDQAEVDDLADEEQDQLATDQAEVDDLADEDQDQLATDQAEVDGLADEEQDQLATDQAEVDDLADEEQDQLATDQAEVDDLADEQQEEQADVVVTQARAAEGVIEDDKALQEFSTADDLAHLTESPEQKQNKQEFEHSPASEGHWQDDNMAECMVEEETSLVEEMAENQQEVEDTPQHMEGTLQHDVEDVPPIDEEAPQCIDEEMPHDDDVDEQQDVDVDEQQDVDVDEQQDVDADEQQDVDVDEHEDVDVDEQQDVDVKEQQDVDVEEQQDVDVNEQQDVDVDEQQDVDVDEQQDVDAEEQQDVDAEEQQDVDVDEQQDVDAEEQQDVDAEEQQDVDVDEQQDVDVDEQQDVDAEEQQDVDAEEQQDVDVDELQDVDEDESQGVDVDESQGVDVDESQGVDALEPECHEDGEAMEHEDSGLNVQEENTKPSHQLEDGELDSKEVNVNMDEQEKKTSLEEQEESEALLEENEVSTGAENVLVNQQDTSVIGSGTEGTPNTSENDTALIQEGESTTMDVSEAEPGEVLCAEEEVGTGDHEEQQEIQNGGKSHLGNEEEAAEHSENEELIDVESLDVDETGSVALDDQRQVEGSEQAETEEPPEESMEVEDGPETGVRPEDDIEGEVNGIEDEEELNDDELSPEGIVNGTVSDGKSLPQCRLKRNYCCAHCGINTQNPREHLYHLRDSHGERMKVFECPRCIYASKNQQKLIRHARMVHKLKIKRLESSSPSKRRSKSPRAKVSPVKSTRASVSPGRSTRSSPGKSPRSSESTFDTWDGMDDDDDDDEGEGENENENENEDDSQVDFSESPVKSDEKKSYYCEHCEFTCKSRKLLNSHETSYHLKRRFFRCVKCNYVTHLKGRYTKHMKYHQLPILKCDYCDFRTPYRWNLDRHLKNHTEDCGEFKCHLCNFTAQIKQSLTVHISNHHLTSEQIREREMRRTIGISDPADYTSDDQESELLRLERDEHPDALLLPGFDPPDSPSAPDGSQSQLTSNNSFRVSNIDMGSQDDSHMNAEDSKDEDGEPKRKKPKIKITLKKMKVKTPKTKDTFFQELNERHNFEEDFIHPDDVVHRHGNVYIKTFKCSFCTFKAAFKNEVSRHEKKIHSIPLPKYEVHTKRAKKSVKASKRASAASNDVLSQILQFPQTDYKNISDLKIADNPNKGKGAQDKESESKNDKASQEVKHTQEEGSRDASREASVEPPDDQLSDSKESPPSKDSSKKKGLSFFEKLQERMPTSNVQNLVCQFCGHESKCLSESVRHQKLHLSAKNIYAPTSLSTRCQFCRHRCKTTDDLMNHLKLCTEARKNQITDSGRRPSGGRPDENEELSTDDKKDILADTKDENIKDVDDKAEKLTNNSSQDKNDEKHPMENRVFVWNNFKAREGEQGTAKSKDSSTKEGKEKTSKRGSSEGSKKASGKNSGTKSPVPYDGPLDYIESPTPQGRHYYSKRVYRCPQCSFWATTASRFHVHIVGHFNRKPYNCSECGYKSNWRWDITKHIKLKTSRDSSHQDAQVIITDETGEKNYEKYDCYLAIIQLDETNAHRTEGGIPTRKGRPKRTPEKEEGQEPSTPSASPVRKPPMVSIPVMPRLQGLPRLTRAPGRGSSSRPGPMPFGPILPGPKMMVQIAGSGAASGTTPNSRPPPPLSLRGNPKSSSTPPAANGSSKASSAGDSDAGSPVTGSQYQIITPQMRLLVWLNLLAGGADEQVSVSSTGDDGREMAKMVLDHEGNPEWKCNSCDFRDSERETIVQHVRLAHARNGPVSLLHAVHRCDVCGYAAGTKRAVQLHIDTSHGGQGGITSRCEGQNPDTKDVAGESEGAEYNENARTFQCRLCPFTCKKRNEMRPHLIYHTARSDCIFKCMFCPYYVPTKGELFEHLSIHGMEVPPSVLDAAKNGSGSSTSSTTTTNSHINTFRDDVGARQFVCGTCPFETRSRAKLMHHRQFHKPKGLPFRCPHCSYNVTRRHLLSQHIRVHGMDDNIDGAGASDYTQLDDRSNSPSPSLTITPVGNATTEPGENSPLTDTSLLPKLTDETTMQMDDIPLVWVSRDNRFFKMFKCRHCPHVNLRKTNIQEHEKMHKTDASKVSGSLHCPNCSYVSVNAGVMSAHLKVHCGSMGQCHAVVDPSLSDEDQLRQLTSRASTPCSEVAQSLPAVKEGLSRKADEKVLYYCQQCPARFFLEKEIQIHTRFHTTGLQHTCDHCNYGVQQPAHLLAHLKVHTPEYQHRTRTMMNQHRTAATHPPVPGLTLPLDISMDVAEDSQSAQTTVRTGGQEYSASSQPKSNVPPQPPPTSKYMCDQCPASFSKLLTLQYHQSLHGAKNPHQCHRCSYAGKTSESLQQHVQLHTQHDENCQAEKAAKEVNTVKKAESLKTESVSKSKNSSKSSEKNSSSYYPPIKLKLIGLRPGASECGSDGSRPQFKYYVEEQVPLSGVDLLRRKTQLEKEGHDKVTVDTVTNVKGNAPSKSKASKDKEEIEEDDPKRIGDPKLHYPLHIDKLTGKSREKRYKCNKCPSAFEKTEQYHVHSNLHGSNHKYKCRICDYSVKFYANFMMHINRHKYHERMVSQNDGSSPPVESDLKYEPIISSSDNTSQGDKFKSRLDDLANKENLDDADLTTTERQHLLLQNKKGVTDPSKKDDDKDRRVFYCQYCPYANLRRDAVDSHSLRHHANGGYGVYKCTFCDYTASQPNFIREHIKVHFRPFKYVHPEGYMRHDRQEILSVPILPHGGRVNDASGNDESSTLAREKHLVFSHDAGVYKPLFVNNTEAEENLDSQLVSGIEVNFRSGDIVDAPSDFVISLRPGKGKGQFLMDTNNTFEHSDQIATNSAMPVAEKNCGNEVTVTIESKSFQNGIQESVERQSFQNDVTESIESQSLQDNATGMHVDIETMDTGDAPNMKETNLLPSNSSNLSDDTKMEVDSCEDAGKLQNGVVSIINGHVEGETQDLIGSEENMDDGVENKMEIDTKVIKADESLQHVTKGWGTDQPEKLLESH from the exons ATGCTGGATGAGGGTGAGGAGCAAGGAAAACCACAAGGAACAGCAAATCAAGACCCAGCCTCAGTCCAGGCTATAGAAGATCTTGTGGAGGAGCAGGAACAACTAGCCACAGACCAGGCTGAAGTGGATGATATTGTGGATGAGGAGCAGGACCAACTAGCCACAGACCAGGCTGAAGTGGATGATATTGTGGATGAGGAGCAGGACCAACTAGCCACAGACCAGGCTGAAGTGGATGATCTTGCGGATGAGGAGCAGGACCAACTAGCCACAGACCAGGCTGAAGTGGATGATCTTGCGGATGAGGACCAGGACCAACTAGCCACAGACCAGGCTGAAGTGGATGGTCTTGCGGATGAGGAGCAGGACCAACTAGCCACAGACCAGGCTGAAGTGGATGATCTTGCGGATGAGGAGCAGGACCAACTAGCCACAGACCAGGCTGAAGTGGATGATCTTGCGGATGAGCAACAAGAAGAGCAAGCTGATGTGGTAGTCACTCAAGCCAGGGCAGCAGAAGGTGTCATTGAAGACGACAAAGCACTGCAGGAGTTTTCCACCGCGGATGACCTGGCACACCTAACAGAGTCCCCGGAACAAAAGCAAAATAAACAGGAGTTTGAACACAGCCCTGCAAGTGAAGGTCATTGGCAAGATGATAATATGGCTGAATGCATGGTGGAGGAAGAGACCTCACTTGTAGAAGAAATGGCGGAGAATCAGCAAGAAGTAGAAGACACACCGCAACATATGGAGGGTACATTACAACATGATGTTGAAGATGTACCACCGATTGATGAAGAAGCACCACAATGCATTGATGAAGAAATGCCACATGATGATGATGTAGATGAACAGCAAGATGTTGATGTAGATGAACAGCAAGATGTTGATGTAGATGAACAGCAAGATGTTGATGCAGATGAACAACAAGATGTTGATGTAGATGAACACGAAGATGTTGATGTAGATGAACAGCAAGATGTTGATGTAAAGGAACAGCAAGATGTTGATGTAGAGGAACAGCAAGATGTTGATGTAAATGAACAGCAAGATGTTGATGTAGATGAACAGCAAGATGTTGATGTAGATGAACAGCAAGATGTTGATGCAGAGGAACAGCAAGATGTTGATGCAGAGGAACAGCAAGATGTTGATGTAGATGAACAGCAAGATGTTGATGCAGAGGAACAGCAAGATGTTGATGCAGAGGAACAGCAAGATGTTGATGTAGATGAACAGCAAGATGTTGATGTAGATGAACAGCAAGATGTTGATGCAGAGGAACAGCAAGATGTTGATGCAGAGGAACAGCAAGATGTTGATGTAGATGAACTACAAGATGTTGATGAAGATGAATCACAAGGTGTTGATGTAGATGAATCACAAGGTGTTGATGTAGATGAATCACAAGGTGTTGATGCTTTGGAACCAGAGTGTCATGAAGATGGTGAAGCAATGGAGCATGAAGATTCAGGCTTGAATGTTCAGGAGGAAAATACTAAACCAAGCCATCAGCTTGAAGATGGTGAATTAGATTCCAAAGAGGTTAATGTTAATATGGATGAACAGGAAAAGAAGACTTCCTTAGAAGAACAAGAGGAAAGTGAAGCATTACTAGAAGAAAATGAGGTTTCAACTGGAGCTGAAAATGTGTTAGTTAACCAACAAGACACATCTGTGATTGGCTCGGGAACTGAAGGGACACCAAACACTTCAGAAAATGACACCGCTCTTATCCAGGAGGGTGAATCTACAACAATGGATGTTTCAGAAGCAGAACCAGGTGAAGTTCTTTGTGCAGAAGAAGAGGTTGGAACCGGGGACCATGAAGAACAACAGGAAATCCAAAATGGTGGAAAATCACATCTCGGAAATGAGGAAGAAGCTGCAGAGCATTCTGAAAATGAAGAGCTGATAGATGTTGAAAGCTTAGATGTGGATGAGACAGGTAGTGTTGCACTTGATGACCAGAGgcaggtggagggtagtgagcaAGCCGAGACAGAAGAGCCTCCTGAAGAGTCTATGGAAGTCGAAGATGGTCCAGAAACTGGGGTTAGGCCAGAGGATGATATAGAAGGAGAAGTTAATGGTATTGAAGATGAAGAGGAGCTAAATGACGATGAACTGAGTCCAGAAGGCATTGTTAATGGCACCGTTTCTGATGGCAAGTCCCTTCCTCAGTGTCGTCTCAAGCGTAACTATTGCTGTGCTCATTGTGGAATTAACACCCAAAATCCTCGGGAACACCTCTATCACCTTCGAGATAGTCATGGAGAACGAATGAAAGTGTTTGAGTGTCCAAGATGTATATATGCTTCTAAGAACCAGCAGAAGTTGATTCGTCATGCTCGAATGGTTCATAAGTTGAAGATAAAACGACTAGAATCTAGCAGCCCATCTAAAAGGCGTTCTAAATCACCTCGGGCTAAAGTTTCCCCTGTGAAGTCGACCAGGGCAAGTGTTTCCCCAGGTAGATCTACAAGAAGTAGTCCTGGTAAGTCACCCCGTAGTTCCGAGTCTACTTTTGACACTTGGGATGGAAtggatgatgacgatgatgatgatgaaggtgAAGGTGAgaatgaaaatgaaaatgaaaatgaagACGATAGCCAAGTGGATTTTAGCGAGTCACCGGTGAAGAGTGATGAGAAAAAATCATATTACTGTGAGCACTGTGAATTCACCTGTAAAAGTCGCAAACTGCTGAACAGTCACGAAACCTCATATCATCTTAAACGCAGATTCTTTCGTTGTGTTAAATGTAATTATGTTACCCACCTCAAGGGACGTTATACCAAACACATGAAGTATCACCAGTTGCCTATCCTCAAATGTGATTACTGTGACTTCCGAACACCATATCGTTGGAATCTAGATCGTCACCTAAAAAATCACACTGAGGATTGTGGAGAATTTAAGTGCCATCTTTGTAATTTTACTGCTCAAATCAAACAGAGCCTTACAGTACACATTTCAAACCACCACTTAACATCTGAGCAGATTCGTGAGAGGGAGATGAGGCGTACAATAGGCATTAGTGATCCTGCTGATTATACCTCTGATGATCAAGAATCAGAACTTTTGCGTTTAGAAAGAGATGAGCATCCTGACGCTTTGTTGTTACCGGGCTTTGATCCACCCGACTCTCCCTCCGCACCTGATGGCTCTCAGAGTCAGCTCACTAGTAATAACAGTTTCCGAGTGTCAAACATTGACATGGGAAGCCAAGATGATTCCCATATGAATGCCGAAGATAGTAAGGATGAAGATGGAGAACCTAAAAGAAAGAAGCCAAAGATTAAAATTACCTTGAAGAAAATGAAGGTGAAAACGCCGAAGACCAAGGATACTTTTTTCCAAGAGCTCAATGAGCGTCACAACTTTGAGGAAGATTTCATTCATCCTGATGATGTTGTTCATCGTCATGGCAATGTGTACATCAAGACATTTAAATGCAGTTTCTGCACATTTAAGGCAGCATTTAAAAATGAAGTTTCACGTCATGAGAAGAAAATTCACAGTATCCCCCTCCCTAAGTACGAAGTCCATACCAAGAGAGCAAAAAAGTCTGTAAAAGCTTCAAAACGTGCCAGTGCAGCATCCAATGATGTGTTAAGTCAAATTTTACAGTTCCCTCAGACAGACTATAAAAATATATCTGACTTAAAAATCGCAGATAATCCTAATAAAGGAAAGGGGGCACAGGATAAAGAATctgaatccaagaatgataaggcTTCTCAAGAGGTGAAACATACTCAAGAAGAAGGCAGCAGAGATGCGAGTCGAGAGGCATCAGTTGAGCCCCCAGATGATCAGTTGTCAGACTCGAAAGAGTCCCCTCCATCCAAAGATTCTAGTAAGAAGAAGGGCCTCTCCTTTTTTGAGAAGCTacaagaaagaatgccaacatctAATGTGCAAAATTTGGTATGCCAATTTTGTGGGCATGAATCAAAATGTCTTTCTGAATCAGTTCGCCATCAGAAATTACACTTGAGTGCAAAAAATATATATGCACCCACTTCTCTCTCAACCCGTTGTCAGTTCTGTCGACACAGGTGTAAAACCACAGATGATCTAATGAATCACTTAAAATTATGTACAGAGGCCCGTAAAAATCAAATAACAGATTCAGGAAGACGGCCAAGTGGTGGGCGGCCAGACGAAAATGAGGAGTTGAGCACTGATGACAAGAAGGACATTCTAGCTGATACTAAAGATGAGAATATTAAAGATGTTGATGACAAAGCTGAAAAGTTGACAAATAACAGCTCCCAAGATAAGAATGATGAGAAACATCCCATGGAAAACAGAGTTTTTGTCTGGAATAACTTCAAAGCACGGGAAGGTGAACAAGGTACAGCAAAAAGTAAAGACAGTAGTACGAAGGAAGGTAAAGAAAAAACAAGCAAAAGAGGTTCTTCAGAGGGTTCTAAGAAAGCATCGGGAAAAAATTCAGGCACAAAAAGTCCAGTTCCATATGATGGCCCTCTTGACTACATTGAGAGCCCAACTCCCCAAGGTCGCCATTATTATAGCAAACGAGTTTACAGATGTCCACAGTGTAGCTTCTGGGCCACTACAGCATCAAGGTTTCATGTACACATTGTTGGCCATTTCAATAGGAAGCCATATAATTGTTCCGAGTGTGGCTACAAGTCTAACTGGAGATGGGACATTACCAAACATATAAAGTTGAAAACATCACGTGACAGCAGTCATCAAGATGCTCAAGTTATCATCACTGATGAAACGGGggaaaaaaattatgaaaagtaTGATTGCTATCTTGCAATAATCCAGCTTGACGAGACTAATGCCCATCGCACTGAGGGTGGCATACCAACACGCAAAGGACGACCAAAGCGCACTCCTGAAAAAGAGGAAGGGCAAGAACCATCCACCCCATCTGCCTCCCCAGTTCGTAAACCTCCGATGGTATCTATTCCTGTAATGCCTCGTCTTCAAGGACTGCCTCGCCTGACTAGAGCTCCAGGTCGCGGGAGTTCATCTCGTCCCGGACCGATGCCCTTTGGTCCCATACTTCCAGGACCTAAGATGATGGTCCAAATTGCTGGCAGTGGGGCGGCATCAGGAACAACTCCCAACAGTAGGCCGCCTCCACCACTGAGCCTGCGGGGAAACCCCAAGTCGTCTTCCACACCACCAGCCGCTAATGGCAGTAGCAAAGCAAGCAGTGCTGGAGACAGTGATGCGGGGAGCCCAGTGACTGGTAGCCAGTATCAGATCATCACACCTCAG ATGAGATTGCTAGTGTGGCTGAACTTGCTGGCGGGAGGTGCTGACGAACAG GTGTCCGTGTCATCAACGGGTGATGACGGCAGGGAGATGGCCAAGATGGTCTTGGACCACGAGGGCAACCCGGAGTGGAAATGCAACTCGTGTGATTTTAG GGACAGTGAGCGTGAGACAATCGTACAGCATGTACGTCTTGCTCATGCTAGAAATGGACCTGTGTCCCTCCTACATGCTGTCCACCGGTGCGATGTCTGCGGTTATGCTGCTGGTACCAAGCGTGCAGTGCAG CTTCACATTGACACCAGCCACGGAGGCCAGGGGGGTATTACCAGTCGATGTGAGGGGCAGAATCCCGACACCAAGGATGTTGCAG GAGAGAGTGAGGGTGCCGAGTACAATGAGAATGCACGAACCTTCCAGTGCCGCTTGTGCCCATTTACTTGCAAGAAACGTAATGAGATGAGGCCCCACTTGATTTACCACACGGCACGCTCCGACTGCATCTTCAAGTGCATGTTCTGCCCATATTATGTACCAACCAAGGG CGAACTGTTTGAGCACCTGAGTATTCATGGCATGGAGGTGCCACCATCAGTGTTGGATGCTGCCAAGAATGGTAGTGGAAGCAGCAcctccagcaccactaccaccaactcccATATTAACACTTTtcgg GATGATGTTGGGGCCAGACAGTTTGTATGTGGTACTTGTCCATTTGAAACAAGGAGTCGTGCCAAGCTGATGCACCATCGACAGTTCCACAAACCAAAAGGACTGCCATTCCGCTGCCCCCATTGTTCCTACAATGTAACTCGTCGTCATTTGCTGTCCCAGCATATTCGTGTTCATGGAATGGATGACAATATTGATGGAGCTGGAGCAAGTGACTATACCCAGTTGGATGATCGATCCAATTCTCCCTCCCCATCTCTTACCATTACTCCTGTAGGCAATGCTACAACAGAACCAGGCGAAAACTCGCCCCTCACTGACACGTCCCTGCTCCCCAAACTTACAGATGAAACAACAATGCAGATGGACGATATCCCCTTAGTCTGGGTGTCGAGAGATAATAGATTCTTCAAGATGTTCAAGTGTcgtcattgtccacatgtcaaccTACGTAAAACCAACATTCAGGAACACGAGAAAATGCATAAAACCGATGCCTCAAAAGTATCGGGCAGTTTGCATTGCCCCAATTGCTCATATGTTAGTGTAAATGCTGGCGTTATGTCTGCTCACTTGAAGGTTCATTGTGGGTCAATGGGTCAGTGCCATGCTGTAGTCGACCCATCCTTGAGCGATGAAGATCAGCTAAGGCAGCTAACATCTAGAGCATCTACACCTTGTTCAGAAGTAGCTCAATCCTTGCCAGCTGTTAAGGAAGGACTTAGCAGAAAAGCTGATGAAAAGGTCTTGTATTACTGCCAGCAGTGTCCAGCAAGATTCTTCCTAGAAAAGGAGATTCAGATTCATACACGTTTTCATACTACAGGCCTTCAACATACTTGTGATCATTGTAACTATGGTGTACAACAGCCAGCTCATCTTCTTGCTCACCTTAAGGTCCACACTCCGGAATATCAACATCGTACTCGCACAATGATGAATCAACATAGAACGGCTGCCACACATCCACCCGTACCGGGGCTCACACTCCCTCTCGATATATCCATGGATGTAGCCGAGGACAGTCAGTCAGCCcaaacaacagtaagaacaggagGCCAAGAATATTCAGCCTCCTCTCAGCCCAAGTCCAATGtcccaccacagcctccacctaccagtaaatatatGTGTGATCAGTGTCCAGCTTCATTTAGCAAGTTGTTAACGCTTCAGTATCACCAGTCACTTCACGGAGCCAAAAATCCACATCAGTGTCATCGTTGTTCGTATGCTGGTAAAACAAGCGAGTCTCTTCAACAACATGTCCAACTCCACACTCAGCATGATGAAAACTGTCAGGCTGAGAAAGCTGCTAAAGAAGTCAATACTGTCAAGAAAGCTGAGAGCTTAAAAACAGAATCAGTTTCGAAGTCAAAGAATAGTTCCAAAAGTTCAGAGAAAAATAGCTCGTCTTATTATCCACCAATTAAGCTCAAACTTATTGGATTGCGGCCCGGAGCatcagagtgtggtagtgatggtagtcggCCACAATTCAAATATTATGTTGAAGAACAAGTTCCTTTATCTGGAGTGGACCTTTTACGCCGCAAGACCCAATTAGAAAAGGAGGGCCACGATAAGGTCACAGTTGATACCGTGACAAATGTTAAGGGTAATGCTCCAAGTAAAAGCAAAGCATCTAAGGATAAAGAGGAAATAGAGGAAGATGACCCAAAAAGAATTGGGGATCCCAAGCTTCATTACCCTCTTCATATAGACAAATTAACGGGTAAATCTCGAGAAAAACGTTACAAATGTAACAAATGTCCCTCTGCCTTTGAAAAGACTGAACAGTATCATGTTCACTCAAATCTTCATGGTTCCAATCATAAGTACAAATGCCGTATTTgtgattactctgtgaaattttatGCCAATTTCATGATGCACATTAATCGTCACAAGTACCATGAACGGATGGTGTCCCAGAATGATGGATCATCTCCCCCAGTTGAGAGTGATCTCAAGTATGAACCCATCATATCTTCTAGTGACAATACCTCTCAGGGTGACAAATTCAAAAGTAGACTGGATGACCTTGCTAACAAAGAGAATCTGGATGATGCAGATTTAACTACAACAGAACGTCAACACCTGTTGTTACAGAACAAAAAGGGAGTTACAGATCCATCGAAAAAGGATGATGATAAGGATCGCCGAGTCTTTTATTGTCAGTACTGTCCATATGCAAATCTGAGACGTGATGCCGTTGACAGTCATAGTTTGCGACACCATGCCAATGGAGGGTACGGTGTGTACAAGTGCACTTTCTGCGACTATACAGCATCTCAGCCAAATTTCATTCGTGAACACATTAAAGTGCACTTCCGTCCTTTCAAGTATGTACATCCAGAGGGATACATGCGCCACGACCGGCAAGAAATATTAAGCGTTCCTATTTTGCCACACGGAGGACGAGTAAATGATGCATCGGGTAATGACGAGAGCTCGACATTAGCACGTGAAAAACACTTGGTATTTTCCCATGATGCAGGTGTTTACAAACCACTATTTGTTAATAACACTGAAGCTGAGGAAAATCTGGATTCACAGTTGGTGAGTGGCATAGAAGTGAATTTTCGTTCTGGAGATATAGTTGATGCCCCCAGTGATTTTGTAATATCTTTGCGTCCTGGCAAAGGAAAAGGCCAATTTTTGATGGACACAAATAATACATTTGAACATTCTGATCAGATAGCAACCAATTCAGCAATGCCAGTTGCTGAAAAGAACTGTGGTAATGAGGTTACGGTAACAATTGAAAGCAAGTCTTTTCAGAATGGGATTCAAGAATCTGTTGAAAGACAATCTTTTCAGAATGATGTTACAGAATCTATTGAAAGCCAATCTTTACAggacaatgcaactggtatgcatGTGGACATTGAGACTATGGATACGGGTGATGCACCGAATATGAAGGAAACCAATTTACTTCCTTCCAACTCTTCCAACCTCAGTGACGATACCAAAATGGAGGTTGATTCCTGTGAAGATGCTGGGAAGCTCCAAAATGGAGTCGTGAGCATAATAAATGGCCATGTTGAAGGTGAAACCCAGGATCTAATAGGCTCGGAGGAAAACATGGACGATGGGGTCGAGAACAAAATGGAAATCGACACCAAGGTGATTAAAGCAGACGAATCATTGCAGCACGTCACAAAGGGCTGGGGGACTGACCAACCAGAAAAATTATTAGAGTCTCATTGA